In Ciona intestinalis unplaced genomic scaffold, KH HT001117.1, whole genome shotgun sequence, a genomic segment contains:
- the LOC100184742 gene encoding phosphoacetylglucosamine mutase, which produces MATLNEIPILKLAEVHAKPKGHQMSYGTAGFRGNASGMDHVFFRMGMLAVLRSKLMKATIGVMVTASHNPEHDNGVKLIDPHGEMLTQSWEELATSLANVTNDELIKEMKKIVDSQNIQLSNEASVFIARDTRPSSLALSQAVLDGATALGATCTNYGLLTTPQLHHIVACYNGGNHNVNEEQYYQHYANAFKALLNEKPVGSSVTVDCANGVGAPKLVKLAEHIGVNIIDIVVHNNGQSGKLNENCGADYVKVQQRAPVGLNMEPDHRYASFDGDADRLVYYTLDSDCNFVLLDGDKIAALFAVYIKELLNKADINVRLGVVQTAYANGSSTNYISTEENIEVACAQTGVKHLHKVATAFDIGVYFEANGHGTVTVKDDCLNKIRSAATSEEKLQEQKLAANKLTAFLDVVNQTVGDAMSDLLAVEAILQDKGWSIRDWSCIYTELPNRQAKVKVADRTVIETTDAERKVTKPPALQPAIDKVVAEYPCGRSFVRPSGTEDVVRVYAESDTQENTDKLAKRVSLLVYELAGGVGEKPQ; this is translated from the exons TGTTAGCAGTATTACGATCAAAATTAATGAAAGCAACTATTGGAGTTATGGTCACTGCTTCccataacccagag catGACAATGGTGTTAAACTGATTGACCCTCATGGTGAAATGCTTACCCAAAGTTGGGAAGAACTTGCAACGTCCTTGGCCAATGTCACCAATGATGAACTTATAaaggaaatgaaaaaaattgtggattcacaaaatattcaaCTATCTAATGAAGCGTCAGTGTTTATTGCAAGAGACACGAG ACCTTCAAGCTTAGCATTAAGCCAAGCTGTCCTTGATGGAGCCACGGCCTTAGGTGCTACATGTACGAACTATGGACTGCTTACAACACCTCAGCTGCACCACATTGTTGCTTGCTATAATGGTGGCAACCACAATGTTAATGAAGAACAGTACTATCAGCATTACGCTAATGCTTTTAAAGCTTTACTAAATGAG AAACCAGTTGGGTCAAGTGTGACAGTGGACTGTGCAAATGGTGTTGGAGCGCCAAAGCTTGTGAAACTGGCAGAACACATAGGTGTCAATATAATTGATATTGTGGTGCATAATAATGGGCAGTCCGGGAAGCTGAATGAAAACTGTGGTGCAGATTATGTGAAAGTGCAGCAAAGAGCTCCAGTGG gtcTAAACATGGAGCCAGACCATCGTTATGCCTCATTTGACGGTGATGCAGACCGCTTGGTCTACTATACGCTGGACAGCGATTGCAACTTTGTTTTACTCGATGGAGATAAAATTGCTGCCTTGTTTGCTGTGTATATAAAAGAGCTTTTAAACAAG GCAGACATCAACGTAAGATTGGGAGTTGTTCAAACTGCATATGCTAACGGCAGCTCCACTAATTATATAAGCACGGAAGAGAATatagaagtggcttgtgcacAAACTGGTGTAAAGCATCTGCACAAAGTAGCAACAGCATTTGACATAGGAGTTTATTTTGAAGCAAATGGCCATGGCAct GTGACTGTAAAAGATGACTGCCTTAACAAAATCAGGTCTGCTGCAACCAGCGAGGAAAAATTACAGGAACAGAAACTTGCAGCAAATAAATTAACTGCTTTTCTTGATGTAGTTAATCAG ACAGTTGGTGATGCTATGAGTGACTTACTGGCTGTAGAAGCAATCTTACAAGACAAGGGGTGGAGCATAAGAGATTGGTCGTGCATTTATACTGAGTTACCAAACAGACAAGCCAAAGtgaag GTGGCGGACCGCACAGTCATTGAAACAACTGATGCTGAGCGCAAAGTCACAAAGCCACCCGCACTACAACCTGCTATTGATAAAGTGGTGGCAGAATATCCTTGTGGAAGATCTTTCGTTCGACCATCTGGTACAGAAGATGTGGTTCGTGTATACGCTGAGAGTGATACACAG GAGAATACAGACAAACTGGCCAAGCGAGTAAGCCTGCTGGTGTATGAGCTCGCTGGAGGTGTAGGTGAAAAACCACAGTAG
- the LOC100182374 gene encoding inositol hexakisphosphate kinase 1, translated as MLIMTDQPPKLHISDEHLCENGVTLEPFLHQVAGRATMMCLNDTTVCKPLNYREHFFYKSLPPDILQFTPKFKGVVNVMIEETNDGSVALTAFPYKPETVEDDIESSSTESPVSDSSEEDESATAIPTKQSHVHSHCKRIRLRRTGSMYVDGQYHRHNSDGEDGNMGLCINPWIFKVHKEGLLRHLQSKHKVIQKCILLENVASQFRKPCVLDLKMGTRIHGDFDDEEKRLRHEKKCAATTTKKLGIRLSGMQIFDASTGSFLCRDKYFGRKLDRAGLRGLLRQFFYDGCRLRRDLIRPILSRLQLILESLGRLRSYRFYSSSLLIMYDGETLESTSHIPAAPLSEQNNISPHPTPAEERSHLEIDPGVQFDVRMIDFAKSTHQEMDRSVIHDGPDHGYIFGLTNLIALLQDISKSDDSSY; from the exons ATGTTGATTATGACAGATCAGCCACCTAAATTGCACATCAGTGACGAGCATCTTTGTGAAAATGGCGTTACTTTGGAACCATTTTTACACCAG GTTGCTGGGAGAGCTACCATGATGTGCTTAAATGACACTACAGTATGCAAACCTCTTAACTACAGGGAGCACttcttttataaatctttaccTCCAGATATACTGCAGTTCACTCCAAAGTTTAAAG GTGTAGTTAATGTTATGATTGAGGAAACAAATGATGGATCTGTTGCGTTGACAGCTTTTCCTTACAAACCCGAAACAGTTGAAGATGATATTGAATCGTCATCAACGGAATCTCCTGTGTCAGACAGTAGTGAAGAA gaTGAATCAGCAACTGCCATTCCAACGAAACAATCTCATGTACACAGTCATTGCAAAAG gaTACGCCTCCGTAGAACAGGTAGCATGTACGTTGACGGGCAATATCACAGACACAACTCAGATGGTGAAGATGGTAACATGGGACTTTGTATAAACCCTTGGATATTTAAAGTACACAAGGAAGGATTGTTACGGCATCTACAAAGCAAGCACAAAGTTATTCAAA AGTGCATACTACTTGAAAACGTAGCATCTCAGTTCCGCAAACCTTGTGTTCTTGACCTAAAGATGGGAACTCGTATACACGGCGATTTTGATGACGAAGAAAAAAGGTTAAGGCACGAGAAAAAATGTGCGGCGACCACCACAAAAAAACTCGGCATCAGACTATCTGGAATGCAG ATATTTGATGCAAGTACTGGCAGCTTCCTTTGTCGAGATAAATACTTTGGTCGAAAATTAGACAGAGCGGGCCTTCGCGGCTTACTGCggcaatttttttatgacgGTTGTCGTTTAAGGCGTGACCTCATTCGTCCCATATTGTCACGACTCCAGTTAATCCTAGAGAGTCTTGGTAGGCTCCGGTCATATCGCTTTTATTCTAGCTCTTTGCTTATTATGTACGATGGAGAAACTTTAGAAAGCACTTCCCACATTCCCGCTGCTCCACTCAGCGAACAGAACAACATTTCCCCGCACCCAACGCCGGCAGAAGAACGATCGCACCTCGAAATTGACCCTGGCGTGCAGTTTGATGTTCGTATGATTGATTTTGCGAAGTCAACGCACCAAGAAATGGACCGATCAGTCATACACGATGGTCCAGACCATGGGTATATATTTGGGCTTACAAATCTGATTGCACTTCTTCAGGACATTTCTAAAAGTGACGACTCCAGCTACTAA
- the LOC113475652 gene encoding uncharacterized protein LOC113475652, producing the protein MSTNNTWNATTSNNSSSIVNPLLLNCSNYNPELHKNLTFPSLPYRSRSWVVCSVTHAIGLVAFIYLCIVIVNYELQCRKERRRKIAETVSKHVLYGRIFSPIISVLTITVILVDGIDIFLGTKSDVACRIYNHTGLVMCWAVETLFYVSLWSRQMFLYTSSPYTFFKGKKLYVFNYLFLFFMLAGISGVRTISHVTPVFHGPVGCCFGRISVAESEIMLALMCVRGFSQVTLLCLMLYPLITSRKISPDIVSDNAMRKNIRTTRQLIKRVVISTTGCIFTDALGAVLIYVVHDEYTLLSLATVLLSNVFGCYVFMNLAYVDWRKRLLFRTN; encoded by the exons ATGTCGACTAATAACACTTGGAATGCTACTACATCAAATAACAGTTCTAGTATCGTTAACCCATTGCTTCTGAATTGTTCAAACTACAACCCAGAATTGCATAAAAATTTGACATTTCCAAGTCTGCCATACCGTTCTAGGTCATGGGTTGTGTGCTCGGTCACGCATGCTATTGGATTGGTTGCGTTTATATACCTATGTATTGTGATCGTGAACTATGAGCTCCAATGTCGAAAAGAAAGACGAAGAAAAATCG CTGAAACGGTCAGTAAGCATGTATTGTATGGAAGAATATTCTCTCCGATTATATCAGTCTTGACCATTACTGTAATACTAGTTGATGGTATTGACATCTTCCTGGGCACCAAGAGCGACGTTGCATGTCGTATTTACAACCATACTGGCTTGGTAATGTGTTGGGCAGTGGAAACTCTATTCTACGTCAGCCTTTGGTCGCGACAGATGTTTCTATACACCTCCAGTCCGTATACGTTTTTCAAAGGCAAAAAGCTGTATGTGTTTAActacctttttttgtttttcatgcTAGCAGGGATATCCGGCGTCAGAACAATTAGTCACGTAACACCAGTTTTTCACGGGCCGGTTGGGTGTTGTTTTGGGAGAATCAGTGTTGCAGAATCCGAAATAATGTTGGCGCTAATGTGCGTTAGAGGTTTTAGCCAAGTGACCCTGCTTTGTCTTATGTTGTACCCCCTAATTACTTCACGTAAAATCTCCCCTGATATTGTATCAGATAACGCAATGCGTAAAAATATTCGAACAACAAGACAATTAATTAAACGGGTCGTGATTAGCACTACCGGGTGCATATTCACAGACGCTTTAGGAGCTGTGCTGATATACGTTGTACACGATGAATATACACTTTTATCTCTCGCCACTGTACTACTATCTAATGTTTTCGGATGTTATGTGTTCATGAATTTGGCTTATGTAGACTGGAGAAAGCGTTTACTGTTTCGCACTAACTAA
- the LOC100180035 gene encoding rhomboid-related protein 4-like isoform X2 encodes MWPGRSRRGFDNIPPVTLGTIALNVGVFLGFVHKFLNLPFPHPLQVCAGVAQVWKRRDYWRIVEATFHHGGDWHLYYNMISFLWKGRSLERKIGSKRFLYMIAVFSVLVNYVMLWLNYGAANVFRDGSYINQCAIGFSGVVFAVKVVTTQLMEPGTVLLLGFIPVNSRLSCWFELILIQVLVPNASFTGHLAGILVGLAYVKGPLKRIMEWPLLVFGRSNRRYVGPSYSGRARRSPSRNYESYTGGMDEEEQLRRATEESLQENNVDRIYPDLNQEFESPSAPPDDSQPPPYGWNLPDINHDELRRRRLERYT; translated from the exons ATGTGGCCTGGTAGATCAAGACGAG GTTTTGACAATATACCGCCAGTAACTTTGGGCACCATTGCTTTGAATGTGGGCGTTTTTCTTGGGTTTGTtcacaaatttttaaacctgCCTTTTCCCCACCCCCTGCAAGTGTGTGCAGGTGTTGCACAAGTGTGGAAAAGAAGAGACTATTG GAGAATAGTTGAAGCTACCTTTCACCATGGTGGTGACTGGCATCTTTACTACAACATGATATCTTTCCTCTGGAAGGGAAGAAGTCTTGAGCGTAAAATCGGCTCTAAAAGATTCCTATACATGATTGCTGTGTTTTCTGTCCTTGTTAATTATGTCATGCTATGGTTAAATTACGGAGCGGCAAATGTTTTTCGGGATGGATCTTATATCAATCAGTGTGCCATAGGGTTTtcag gTGTGGTTTTTGCAGTAAAAGTAGTAACAACACAACTAATGGAACCTGGCACTGTTCTACTCCTTGGTTTCATTCCAGTAAACTCTCGTCTTTCGTGTTGGTTTGAACTAATACTTatacag gTTTTAGTTCCCAATGCATCCTTTACTGGGCATCTTGCTGGGATACTGGTAGGGCTGGCATATGTGAAAGGACCACTCAAACGTATCATGGAATGGCCTCTTCTAG tatttggTCGAAGCAACAGAAGATATGTTGGACCATCTTACAGTGGTCGAGCACGTAGAAG ccCCAGCAGGAATTACGAGAGCTACACTGGTGGTATGGATGAAGAAGAACAATTACGTCGCGCTACTGAAGAAAGTTTACAAGAAAACA ATGTTGATAGAATTTATCCAGACCTGAATCAGGAATTCGAGTCACCAAGTGCTCCCCCAGATGACTCACAACCCCCACCTTATG gTTGGAACCTACCTGATATTAATCATGATGAATTGAGACGTCGAAGGTTGGAGAGATATACTTAA
- the LOC100180035 gene encoding rhomboid-related protein 4-like isoform X1, which produces MWPGRSRRGMGGRGNMGLMLLLIQLCQAGFDNIPPVTLGTIALNVGVFLGFVHKFLNLPFPHPLQVCAGVAQVWKRRDYWRIVEATFHHGGDWHLYYNMISFLWKGRSLERKIGSKRFLYMIAVFSVLVNYVMLWLNYGAANVFRDGSYINQCAIGFSGVVFAVKVVTTQLMEPGTVLLLGFIPVNSRLSCWFELILIQVLVPNASFTGHLAGILVGLAYVKGPLKRIMEWPLLVFGRSNRRYVGPSYSGRARRSPSRNYESYTGGMDEEEQLRRATEESLQENNVDRIYPDLNQEFESPSAPPDDSQPPPYGWNLPDINHDELRRRRLERYT; this is translated from the exons ATGTGGCCTGGTAGATCAAGACGAGGTATGGGAGGACGTGGAAACATGGGATTAATGCTACTATTGATCCAGCTTTGTCAAGCAGGTTTTGACAATATACCGCCAGTAACTTTGGGCACCATTGCTTTGAATGTGGGCGTTTTTCTTGGGTTTGTtcacaaatttttaaacctgCCTTTTCCCCACCCCCTGCAAGTGTGTGCAGGTGTTGCACAAGTGTGGAAAAGAAGAGACTATTG GAGAATAGTTGAAGCTACCTTTCACCATGGTGGTGACTGGCATCTTTACTACAACATGATATCTTTCCTCTGGAAGGGAAGAAGTCTTGAGCGTAAAATCGGCTCTAAAAGATTCCTATACATGATTGCTGTGTTTTCTGTCCTTGTTAATTATGTCATGCTATGGTTAAATTACGGAGCGGCAAATGTTTTTCGGGATGGATCTTATATCAATCAGTGTGCCATAGGGTTTtcag gTGTGGTTTTTGCAGTAAAAGTAGTAACAACACAACTAATGGAACCTGGCACTGTTCTACTCCTTGGTTTCATTCCAGTAAACTCTCGTCTTTCGTGTTGGTTTGAACTAATACTTatacag gTTTTAGTTCCCAATGCATCCTTTACTGGGCATCTTGCTGGGATACTGGTAGGGCTGGCATATGTGAAAGGACCACTCAAACGTATCATGGAATGGCCTCTTCTAG tatttggTCGAAGCAACAGAAGATATGTTGGACCATCTTACAGTGGTCGAGCACGTAGAAG ccCCAGCAGGAATTACGAGAGCTACACTGGTGGTATGGATGAAGAAGAACAATTACGTCGCGCTACTGAAGAAAGTTTACAAGAAAACA ATGTTGATAGAATTTATCCAGACCTGAATCAGGAATTCGAGTCACCAAGTGCTCCCCCAGATGACTCACAACCCCCACCTTATG gTTGGAACCTACCTGATATTAATCATGATGAATTGAGACGTCGAAGGTTGGAGAGATATACTTAA
- the LOC100177692 gene encoding SUZ domain-containing protein 1-like has protein sequence MADDSIWDSWEDFADSGDIDKHVENGLNINGTDYANYDEKLKPNKKKTDGRNDDSEGRNSLSPQPGFRILARPAVVHEDDQNRTAYTPQLKILRRPGKSSEQQRYEDEQRRLAAQQPVKTLAQREAAYAAARQRIMGNEKNKSGNETHAKSGGTAQENRSSSRPEHLRRFSKSKNHQNGSTTEVRRQPKGAQNSKGFKNNR, from the exons ATGGCGGACGACAGTATATGGGACAGCTGGGAAGATTTTGCCGACAGTGGG GACATTGACAAACATGTTGAAAATGGACTTAATATCAATGGAACGGACTATGCAAATTAcgacgaaaaattaaaaccaaataaaaagaaaacagatGGAAGAAATGATGATAGTGaag gaAGAAACAGTTTAAGCCCACAACCTGGATTTCGTATTTTAGCCAGACCTGCTGTAGTACATGAAGATGACCAGAACAg AACGGCATATACCCCTCAGTTGAAGATCCTAAGGCGGCCTGGTAAATCAAGTGAGCAGCAAAGGTATGAAGACGAGCAACGTAGATTAGCTGCACAACAACCTGTTAAGACACTCGCTCAGCGTGAAGCAGCTTACGCAGCAGCGAGACAAAGAATTATGGGAAATGAGAAAAACAAATCGGGTAACGAGACACATGCAAAATCTGGAGGTACTGCTCAAGAAAATAG GTCATCCAGTAGACCGGAGCATTTACGTCGGTTTTCGAAATCAAAAAATCACCAAAATGGCAGCACCACCGAAGTAAGACGGCAACCAAAAGGTGCCCAGAATAGCAAAGgctttaaaaacaacagatgA